Proteins found in one Channa argus isolate prfri chromosome 7, Channa argus male v1.0, whole genome shotgun sequence genomic segment:
- the ica1 gene encoding islet cell autoantigen 1 isoform X1: MEGGHFGYSRDYLDRFIQSQDSSVVNKFQQKYWKTRQTLIKVTGKKEDKHVVASDADLDAKLEVFHSIQRTCMELLKVIEQYQRRICFLSQEENELGRFLRSQGSQDKTRAGKIMQATGKALCFSSQQRLALRKPLCRLYQEVETFRYQAISDTWLTVNRMEQSRTEYRGALLWMKDVSQELDPDTHKQMEKFRKVQAQVRTTKTSFDKLKNDVCQKVDLLGASRCNLLSHVLTTYQTTLLHFWEKTSHTMAAIHESFKGCQQYELPTPKTLREPVEKQGKRKAKKKRADDAEEGNKAGSTEDQLISLVTENTSDETREGNKEPVSAFEESEEEEKDSVTLLNEILGSMSVDEGDFSREWMEVFGDTEEGTSAVSGRTAEVSQQEENSFFLPSQLLDQSLNKASLSDWSGITPQPIGQETQHSSGANQKPSKPAGKEAPGTSKDLSAWFNLFADLDPLSNPDAIGKTDTEHELHTA, translated from the exons atggagggAGGACATTT CGGCTACAGCCGAGACTATCTTGACCGCTTCATCCAAAGCCAAGACTCGTCTGTGGTGAACAAGTTCCAGCAGAAGTACTGGAAAACCAGGCAGACGCTCATCAAGGTCACGGGGAAGAAAGAGGACAAACATGTGGTTGCGTCAGATGCAGATCTGGATGCCAAGCTGGAG GTTTTCCACTCCATCCAGAGAACGTGCATGGAGCTGCTGAAGGTCATTGAGCAGTACCAGAGGAGGATCTGCT TTCTTTCTCAGGAAGAGAATGAGCTGGGTCGTTTTCTGCGCTCACAGGGCTCACAGGATAAAACCAGGGCTGGGAAGATCATGCAGGCCACAGGGAAAGCTCTCTGCTTCTCCTCCCAGCAAAG ACTGGCTCTGAGGAAGCCTCTGTGCCGTTTGTATCAGGAGGTCGAAACGTTTCGCTATCAAGCCATCTCAGACACGTGGCTGACGGTGAATCGAATGGAGCAGTCCAGGACCGAGTACCGTGGAGCGCTGCTTTGGATGAAGGATGTATCTCAGGAGCTCGATCCAGACACGCATAAGCAGATGGAGAAATTCCGCAAG GTTCAGGCCCAGGTGCGCACCACCAAAACAAGTTTTGACAAACTGAAGAATGACGTTTGCCAGAAAGTTGACCTGCTGGGAGCCAGCCGCTGCAACCTCCTCTCTCACGTTTTAACTACATACCAG ACAACACTTTTGCACTTCTGGGAGAAGACATCCCACACTATGGCAGCCATTCATGAGAGCTTCAAGGGCTGTCAGCAGTATGAGCTGCCCACACCTAAG ACCTTACGAGAGCCCGTCGAGAAACAGGGTAAGCGTAAGGCGAAGAAGAAACGTGCGGATGACGCAGAGGAGGGGAACAAAGCCGGGTCGACAGAAGATCA ACTCATCTCACTAGTAACTGAAAACACCAGCGATGAGACCAGAGAAG GAAATAAAGAACCTGTGTCTGCTTTCGAAGAGtcggaggaagaggagaaagacagCGTGACCTTACTGAATGAAATCCTGGGCAGTATGTCTGTGGATGAGGGAGACTTCTCCCGGGAATGGATGGAAGTGTTTGGAGACACAGAGGAAGGAACAAGTGCAGTGTCTGGTAGAACAGCGGAGGTTTCCCAGCAAGAGGAAAACTCCTTCTTTCTACCATCTCAGCTGCTGGACCAGAGTTTAAACAAGGCTTCTCTCTCAG ATTGGTCTGGGATCACTCCACAGCCCATTGGCCAAGAAACACAGCACTCATCTGGAGCCAATCAGAAGCCTTCTAAGCCAGCAGGGAAAG AGGCACCAGGAACCTCCAAAGACCTCTCAGCGTGGTTCAACCTGTTCGCCGACTTGGACCCTCTCTCAAACCCTGATGCCATTGGCAAAACTGACACAGAGCACGAGCTTCACACTGCATAG
- the ica1 gene encoding islet cell autoantigen 1 isoform X2 codes for MEGGHFGYSRDYLDRFIQSQDSSVVNKFQQKYWKTRQTLIKVTGKKEDKHVVASDADLDAKLEVFHSIQRTCMELLKVIEQYQRRICFLSQEENELGRFLRSQGSQDKTRAGKIMQATGKALCFSSQQRLALRKPLCRLYQEVETFRYQAISDTWLTVNRMEQSRTEYRGALLWMKDVSQELDPDTHKQMEKFRKVQAQVRTTKTSFDKLKNDVCQKVDLLGASRCNLLSHVLTTYQTTLLHFWEKTSHTMAAIHESFKGCQQYELPTPKTLREPVEKQGKRKAKKKRADDAEEGNKAGSTEDQLISLVTENTSDETREESEEEEKDSVTLLNEILGSMSVDEGDFSREWMEVFGDTEEGTSAVSGRTAEVSQQEENSFFLPSQLLDQSLNKASLSDWSGITPQPIGQETQHSSGANQKPSKPAGKEAPGTSKDLSAWFNLFADLDPLSNPDAIGKTDTEHELHTA; via the exons atggagggAGGACATTT CGGCTACAGCCGAGACTATCTTGACCGCTTCATCCAAAGCCAAGACTCGTCTGTGGTGAACAAGTTCCAGCAGAAGTACTGGAAAACCAGGCAGACGCTCATCAAGGTCACGGGGAAGAAAGAGGACAAACATGTGGTTGCGTCAGATGCAGATCTGGATGCCAAGCTGGAG GTTTTCCACTCCATCCAGAGAACGTGCATGGAGCTGCTGAAGGTCATTGAGCAGTACCAGAGGAGGATCTGCT TTCTTTCTCAGGAAGAGAATGAGCTGGGTCGTTTTCTGCGCTCACAGGGCTCACAGGATAAAACCAGGGCTGGGAAGATCATGCAGGCCACAGGGAAAGCTCTCTGCTTCTCCTCCCAGCAAAG ACTGGCTCTGAGGAAGCCTCTGTGCCGTTTGTATCAGGAGGTCGAAACGTTTCGCTATCAAGCCATCTCAGACACGTGGCTGACGGTGAATCGAATGGAGCAGTCCAGGACCGAGTACCGTGGAGCGCTGCTTTGGATGAAGGATGTATCTCAGGAGCTCGATCCAGACACGCATAAGCAGATGGAGAAATTCCGCAAG GTTCAGGCCCAGGTGCGCACCACCAAAACAAGTTTTGACAAACTGAAGAATGACGTTTGCCAGAAAGTTGACCTGCTGGGAGCCAGCCGCTGCAACCTCCTCTCTCACGTTTTAACTACATACCAG ACAACACTTTTGCACTTCTGGGAGAAGACATCCCACACTATGGCAGCCATTCATGAGAGCTTCAAGGGCTGTCAGCAGTATGAGCTGCCCACACCTAAG ACCTTACGAGAGCCCGTCGAGAAACAGGGTAAGCGTAAGGCGAAGAAGAAACGTGCGGATGACGCAGAGGAGGGGAACAAAGCCGGGTCGACAGAAGATCA ACTCATCTCACTAGTAACTGAAAACACCAGCGATGAGACCAGAGAAG AGtcggaggaagaggagaaagacagCGTGACCTTACTGAATGAAATCCTGGGCAGTATGTCTGTGGATGAGGGAGACTTCTCCCGGGAATGGATGGAAGTGTTTGGAGACACAGAGGAAGGAACAAGTGCAGTGTCTGGTAGAACAGCGGAGGTTTCCCAGCAAGAGGAAAACTCCTTCTTTCTACCATCTCAGCTGCTGGACCAGAGTTTAAACAAGGCTTCTCTCTCAG ATTGGTCTGGGATCACTCCACAGCCCATTGGCCAAGAAACACAGCACTCATCTGGAGCCAATCAGAAGCCTTCTAAGCCAGCAGGGAAAG AGGCACCAGGAACCTCCAAAGACCTCTCAGCGTGGTTCAACCTGTTCGCCGACTTGGACCCTCTCTCAAACCCTGATGCCATTGGCAAAACTGACACAGAGCACGAGCTTCACACTGCATAG
- the LOC137130067 gene encoding glucocorticoid-induced transcript 1 protein isoform X3, with protein MSAPSNSLQQPRVRRNNAGSPGSFSNGSCRLHPIRATVPYQLLRAGQSSPTRAQTLYGGATNSRGSSPPSSPTLTSGSAHAKQRLSPEYKDSSCPPDSPVSRERPRLQVRSSSAIRRTSSLDAITGPYLTGQWPRDSHGPYPSCMKDKATQTPGLWIEEGAEQGSPHQRSASWGSADHLKEQIAKLRLQLQRSKQVGRQSKDRDQSSLQLPQQVQHSAAGHLQYKGTSSAFSTIPLPKSLICRVPSSVEGINHELENVFIREDLEQGIQAMDVVDGRRPPFPPHRYSNGGDTRDTDTQAPSSGDSSPSPRPCSSDHLHSPDGSPCSAEEIDKDSVCSSPLPKFATSPKPNNSYMFKREPPEGCERVKVFDELVSGKSKGFPLFSCPDKNKVNFIPRGSAFCPVKLLCSTLFSPISPSSFSSTNPSLHGNESPGLQVTPTLPTAALATFQASTERSTVTSTGVNADNSTDSHSPEGDASKDGSAQALLTS; from the exons GTTTGCACCCCATCCGTGCCACCGTGCCCTACCAGCTCCTGCGTGCGGGTCAGAGCAGTCCGACGCGGGCGCAGACCCTGTACGGCGGAGCCACGAACAGCcgaggctccagccccccttcCAGCCCGACCCTAACTTCAGGAAGTGCACATGCAAAGCAAAGACTGTCCCCCGAATATAAGGACTCCTCCTGTCCCCCTGACTCTCCCGTTTCCAGAG AAAGGCCCCGGTTACAGGTTCGGAGTTCCAGTGCCATCCGGCGAACATCTTCCCTGGATGCCATCACAGGGCCATACCTCACTGGACAGTGGCCTCGGGACTCACATGGACCCTACCCCTCCTGCATGAAAGACAAAGCCACACAG ACTCCCGGTCTCTGGATCGAAGAAGGGGCAGAACAGGGAAGTCCTCACCAGCGGTCAGCCTCATGGGGCAGTGCCGACCATCTTAAAGAG CAGATTGCTAAACTGAGACTGCAGCTGCAGCGCAGCAAACAAGTTGGCCGGCAGAGCAAAGACCGGGATCAGAGCTCACTGCAGCTGCCCCAACAGGTGCAGCATAGTGCTGCAGGTCATCTTCAG TACAAGGGAACTTCATCAGCCTTCTCGACCATCCCTCTGCCAAAATCCCTCATTTGTAGAGTGCCGAGTAGTGTGGAGGGCATCAATCATGAgctagaaaatgtgtttatcagAGAAGACTTGGAGCAGGGGAttcag GCCATGGATGTGGTGGATGGCCGTCGGCCCCCCTTTCCACCACATCGCTACAGCAATGGCGGGGACACAcgtgacacagacacacaggcccCTTCCAGCGGCGACTCCAGCCCTTCACCCCGTCCCTGCAGCTCTGACCACCTCCACTCCCCTGATGGAAGCCCCTGTTCTGCAGAGGAAATCGACAAAG ACAGCGTGTGCAGTTCTCCTCTTCCTAAATTTGCAACTTCCCCCAAACCTAACAACAGCTACATGTTCAAACGAGAGCCTCCAGAGGGCTGTGAGAGGGTCAAAGTATTTGATGAGTTGGT GTCTGGCAAATCAAAAGGCTTCCCTCTCTTCTCATGCCCGGACAAAAACAAGGTGAACTTCATTCCAAGGGGCTCTGCCTTCTGTCCAGTCAAACTCCTCTGCTCCACCCTCTTCTCCCCTATCTCTCCCTCATCCTTCTCCTCCACCAACCCCAGTCTCCATGGTAATGAGAGTCCTGGGCTTCAGGTGACCCCAACTCTGCCTACTGCCGCACTAGCTACCTTTCAAGCCTCCACTGAGAGGAGCACTGTCACAAGCACAGGTGTAAATGCAGACAACAGCACAGACAGCCACAGCCCCGAAGGAGACGCGTCGAAAGATGGTTCAGCACAAGCTCTCCTCACCAGCTAG
- the LOC137130067 gene encoding glucocorticoid-induced transcript 1 protein isoform X2, whose translation MSAPSNSLQQPRVRRNNAGSPGSFSNGSCRLHPIRATVPYQLLRAGQSSPTRAQTLYGGATNSRGSSPPSSPTLTSGSAHAKQRLSPEYKDSSCPPDSPVSRAERPRLQVRSSSAIRRTSSLDAITGPYLTGQWPRDSHGPYPSCMKDKATQTPGLWIEEGAEQGSPHQRSASWGSADHLKEIAKLRLQLQRSKQVGRQSKDRDQSSLQLPQQVQHSAAGHLQYKGTSSAFSTIPLPKSLICRVPSSVEGINHELENVFIREDLEQGIQAMDVVDGRRPPFPPHRYSNGGDTRDTDTQAPSSGDSSPSPRPCSSDHLHSPDGSPCSAEEIDKDSVCSSPLPKFATSPKPNNSYMFKREPPEGCERVKVFDELVSGKSKGFPLFSCPDKNKVNFIPRGSAFCPVKLLCSTLFSPISPSSFSSTNPSLHGNESPGLQVTPTLPTAALATFQASTERSTVTSTGVNADNSTDSHSPEGDASKDGSAQALLTS comes from the exons GTTTGCACCCCATCCGTGCCACCGTGCCCTACCAGCTCCTGCGTGCGGGTCAGAGCAGTCCGACGCGGGCGCAGACCCTGTACGGCGGAGCCACGAACAGCcgaggctccagccccccttcCAGCCCGACCCTAACTTCAGGAAGTGCACATGCAAAGCAAAGACTGTCCCCCGAATATAAGGACTCCTCCTGTCCCCCTGACTCTCCCGTTTCCAGAG CAGAAAGGCCCCGGTTACAGGTTCGGAGTTCCAGTGCCATCCGGCGAACATCTTCCCTGGATGCCATCACAGGGCCATACCTCACTGGACAGTGGCCTCGGGACTCACATGGACCCTACCCCTCCTGCATGAAAGACAAAGCCACACAG ACTCCCGGTCTCTGGATCGAAGAAGGGGCAGAACAGGGAAGTCCTCACCAGCGGTCAGCCTCATGGGGCAGTGCCGACCATCTTAAAGAG ATTGCTAAACTGAGACTGCAGCTGCAGCGCAGCAAACAAGTTGGCCGGCAGAGCAAAGACCGGGATCAGAGCTCACTGCAGCTGCCCCAACAGGTGCAGCATAGTGCTGCAGGTCATCTTCAG TACAAGGGAACTTCATCAGCCTTCTCGACCATCCCTCTGCCAAAATCCCTCATTTGTAGAGTGCCGAGTAGTGTGGAGGGCATCAATCATGAgctagaaaatgtgtttatcagAGAAGACTTGGAGCAGGGGAttcag GCCATGGATGTGGTGGATGGCCGTCGGCCCCCCTTTCCACCACATCGCTACAGCAATGGCGGGGACACAcgtgacacagacacacaggcccCTTCCAGCGGCGACTCCAGCCCTTCACCCCGTCCCTGCAGCTCTGACCACCTCCACTCCCCTGATGGAAGCCCCTGTTCTGCAGAGGAAATCGACAAAG ACAGCGTGTGCAGTTCTCCTCTTCCTAAATTTGCAACTTCCCCCAAACCTAACAACAGCTACATGTTCAAACGAGAGCCTCCAGAGGGCTGTGAGAGGGTCAAAGTATTTGATGAGTTGGT GTCTGGCAAATCAAAAGGCTTCCCTCTCTTCTCATGCCCGGACAAAAACAAGGTGAACTTCATTCCAAGGGGCTCTGCCTTCTGTCCAGTCAAACTCCTCTGCTCCACCCTCTTCTCCCCTATCTCTCCCTCATCCTTCTCCTCCACCAACCCCAGTCTCCATGGTAATGAGAGTCCTGGGCTTCAGGTGACCCCAACTCTGCCTACTGCCGCACTAGCTACCTTTCAAGCCTCCACTGAGAGGAGCACTGTCACAAGCACAGGTGTAAATGCAGACAACAGCACAGACAGCCACAGCCCCGAAGGAGACGCGTCGAAAGATGGTTCAGCACAAGCTCTCCTCACCAGCTAG
- the LOC137130067 gene encoding glucocorticoid-induced transcript 1 protein isoform X1 encodes MSAPSNSLQQPRVRRNNAGSPGSFSNGSCRLHPIRATVPYQLLRAGQSSPTRAQTLYGGATNSRGSSPPSSPTLTSGSAHAKQRLSPEYKDSSCPPDSPVSRAERPRLQVRSSSAIRRTSSLDAITGPYLTGQWPRDSHGPYPSCMKDKATQTPGLWIEEGAEQGSPHQRSASWGSADHLKEQIAKLRLQLQRSKQVGRQSKDRDQSSLQLPQQVQHSAAGHLQYKGTSSAFSTIPLPKSLICRVPSSVEGINHELENVFIREDLEQGIQAMDVVDGRRPPFPPHRYSNGGDTRDTDTQAPSSGDSSPSPRPCSSDHLHSPDGSPCSAEEIDKDSVCSSPLPKFATSPKPNNSYMFKREPPEGCERVKVFDELVSGKSKGFPLFSCPDKNKVNFIPRGSAFCPVKLLCSTLFSPISPSSFSSTNPSLHGNESPGLQVTPTLPTAALATFQASTERSTVTSTGVNADNSTDSHSPEGDASKDGSAQALLTS; translated from the exons GTTTGCACCCCATCCGTGCCACCGTGCCCTACCAGCTCCTGCGTGCGGGTCAGAGCAGTCCGACGCGGGCGCAGACCCTGTACGGCGGAGCCACGAACAGCcgaggctccagccccccttcCAGCCCGACCCTAACTTCAGGAAGTGCACATGCAAAGCAAAGACTGTCCCCCGAATATAAGGACTCCTCCTGTCCCCCTGACTCTCCCGTTTCCAGAG CAGAAAGGCCCCGGTTACAGGTTCGGAGTTCCAGTGCCATCCGGCGAACATCTTCCCTGGATGCCATCACAGGGCCATACCTCACTGGACAGTGGCCTCGGGACTCACATGGACCCTACCCCTCCTGCATGAAAGACAAAGCCACACAG ACTCCCGGTCTCTGGATCGAAGAAGGGGCAGAACAGGGAAGTCCTCACCAGCGGTCAGCCTCATGGGGCAGTGCCGACCATCTTAAAGAG CAGATTGCTAAACTGAGACTGCAGCTGCAGCGCAGCAAACAAGTTGGCCGGCAGAGCAAAGACCGGGATCAGAGCTCACTGCAGCTGCCCCAACAGGTGCAGCATAGTGCTGCAGGTCATCTTCAG TACAAGGGAACTTCATCAGCCTTCTCGACCATCCCTCTGCCAAAATCCCTCATTTGTAGAGTGCCGAGTAGTGTGGAGGGCATCAATCATGAgctagaaaatgtgtttatcagAGAAGACTTGGAGCAGGGGAttcag GCCATGGATGTGGTGGATGGCCGTCGGCCCCCCTTTCCACCACATCGCTACAGCAATGGCGGGGACACAcgtgacacagacacacaggcccCTTCCAGCGGCGACTCCAGCCCTTCACCCCGTCCCTGCAGCTCTGACCACCTCCACTCCCCTGATGGAAGCCCCTGTTCTGCAGAGGAAATCGACAAAG ACAGCGTGTGCAGTTCTCCTCTTCCTAAATTTGCAACTTCCCCCAAACCTAACAACAGCTACATGTTCAAACGAGAGCCTCCAGAGGGCTGTGAGAGGGTCAAAGTATTTGATGAGTTGGT GTCTGGCAAATCAAAAGGCTTCCCTCTCTTCTCATGCCCGGACAAAAACAAGGTGAACTTCATTCCAAGGGGCTCTGCCTTCTGTCCAGTCAAACTCCTCTGCTCCACCCTCTTCTCCCCTATCTCTCCCTCATCCTTCTCCTCCACCAACCCCAGTCTCCATGGTAATGAGAGTCCTGGGCTTCAGGTGACCCCAACTCTGCCTACTGCCGCACTAGCTACCTTTCAAGCCTCCACTGAGAGGAGCACTGTCACAAGCACAGGTGTAAATGCAGACAACAGCACAGACAGCCACAGCCCCGAAGGAGACGCGTCGAAAGATGGTTCAGCACAAGCTCTCCTCACCAGCTAG